The following proteins come from a genomic window of Miscanthus floridulus cultivar M001 chromosome 2, ASM1932011v1, whole genome shotgun sequence:
- the LOC136540544 gene encoding germin-like protein 3-1 produces the protein MIMRDPADGGSIGISHRMLLSLFLFAAVCRSDPDLLLDYCVADTASPPSSQFHLNGLACIDPASARAEHFTTSMLSSRATTEHPSAAATAPFGFNVTVTNPASSLPGANAQGLAMARTDLAPGGLAPPHTHPRASEVALVLDGSVLVGFADTSYRLYTQLLRAGEAFVFPRGMVHFLYNMDVAAPALVLSGLNSQSPGAQLVPFSAFLTEPPVPDEVLKKAFKINGQDVHRIQRNLGGSS, from the coding sequence ATGATCATGAGAGATCCGGCTGATGGTGGCAGTATCGGTATCAGCCACCGAATgctcctctccctcttcctcttcgCCGCCGTCTGCAGGTCCGACCCCGACCTCCTCTTGGACTACTGCGTCGCCGACACGGCGTCCCCTCCGTCGTCCCAGTTCCACCTCAACGGCCTGGCCTGCATCGACCCGGCGTCGGCGCGTGCGGAGCACTTCACCACCTCGATGCTGTCGTCGAGGGCGACGACGGAGCACCCGTCGGCCGCCGCCACGGCGCCGTTCGGGTTCAACGTGACGGTGACGAACCCCGCGTCGTCCCTCCCCGGCGCGAACGCGCAGGGGCTcgccatggcgcgcaccgacctGGCCCCGGGCGGGCTGGCGCCGCCGCACACGCACCCGCGCGCGTCGGAGGTGGCGCTGGTGCTGGACGGCAGCGTGCTGGTGGGGTTCGCCGACACGTCGTACCGGCTGTACACGCAGCTGCTGCGCGCCGGGGAGGCGTTCGTGTTCCCGCGCGGGATGGTGCACTTCCTGTACAACATGGACGTGGCGGCGCCCGCACTGGTGCTGTCGGGGCTCAACAGCCAGAGCCCCGGCGCGCAGCTCGTGCCCTTCTCGGCGTTCCTGACGGAGCCGCCGGTGCCGGACGAGGTGCTCAAGAAAGCGTTCAAGATTAACGGCCAGGACGTACACAGGATCCAAAGAAACCTCGGCGGATCCTCATAG